In the Hordeum vulgare subsp. vulgare chromosome 7H, MorexV3_pseudomolecules_assembly, whole genome shotgun sequence genome, one interval contains:
- the LOC123412318 gene encoding flavonoid O-methyltransferase-like protein Os11g0303600, with protein MAVPSDAELLQAQADLWRHTLCYLTPMALRCAVELGIPTAIHRLGGAASPSDLIAALSLPPSKLSFLGRLLSQLATAGVFDSTDDMGTATYRLKPISYLLVDGVHIEGDACQTAIVRAASSRYYVEAALGLSEWFKKDFEGPVPSPFEDLHGATIFDDSMALLDPEMDKLVHEAKASHNHMGIGLVLRQCRELFQELESLTDLCGGDGTTARAIVRAYPHIKCTVMDLPKVIDKAPAEGVIKYVAGDIFHAVPPAQAVLLKSVLHLWSDEDCIKILAQCKKAIPPRGAGGKVIVIDIVLSSASGLMLETHHLVDMLKLVMTRGRQRDEKDWSDIFMKAGFSEYKVFKKVGARTVIEVYP; from the exons ATGGCCGTCCCCAGCGACGCTGAGCTGCTCCAAGCGCAGGCCGACCTGTGGCGCCACACCCTGTGCTACCTCACGCCCATGGCGCTCCGGTGCGCGGTCGAGCTAGGCATCCCCACGGCCATCCACCGCCTCGGCGGCGCCGCATCGCCCTCTGACCTGATCGCCGCGCTGTCCCTGCCCCCGTCCAAGCTGTCGTTCCTCGGCCGCCTACTGTCTCAGCTGGCCACGGCGGGCGTCTTCGACTCCACCGACGACATGGGCACGGCGACGTACCGCCTGAAACCGATATCATACCTGCTGGTGGACGGCGTCCACATAGAGGGCGACGCCTGCCAGACGGCCATCGTGCGTGCGGCCTCCTCCCGGTACTACGTGGAGGCGGCATTGGGGCTGTCGGAGTGGTTCAAGAAGGACTTTGAGGGCCCGGTGCCCTCGCCGTTCGAGGACTTGCACGGCGCGACCATCTTCGACGACAGCATGGCACTCCTGGACCCGGAGATGGATAAGCTGGTCCATGAGGCCAAGGCTTCCCATAACCATATGGGGATCGGTCTTGTGCTCCGGCAGTGCCGTGAGCTGTTCCAAGAGCTCGAGTCTCTGACCGACTTGTGCGGTGGTGACGGGACGACGGCGAGGGCCATCGTCAGGGCCTATCCTCACATCAAGTGCACCGTGATGGACCTGCCAAAGGTCATTGATAAAGCTCCGGCAGAAGGAGTGATTAAGTATGTTGCTGGTGACATCTTCCACGCCGTCCCACCTGCTCAAGCTGTGTTGCTCAAG TCTGTTCTGCACTTGTGGAGTGACGAGGATTGCATCAAGATCTTGGCACAATGCAAGAAGGCCATTCCTCCCCGAGGCGCAGGAGGAAAAGTCATCGTGATAGATATTGTGCTTAGCTCGGCTTCGGGGCTAATGCTGGAAACCCATCACCTGGTTGATATGTTGAAGCTGGTGATGACGAGAGGCCGCCAGCGTGATGAAAAGGACTGGAGCGACATCTTCATGAAAGCAGGTTTCAGCGAATATAAGGTTTTCAAGAAAGTTGGAGCTCGAACTGTCATTGAGGTCTACCCCTAA